One genomic region from Ptychodera flava strain L36383 chromosome 5, AS_Pfla_20210202, whole genome shotgun sequence encodes:
- the LOC139134102 gene encoding uro-adherence factor A-like isoform X3, translated as MRSSQQNLEFYQETKMAKSAALFLTSWKNNSYGPANWKLITDICENTLKKKSKLSEIYCTVLDVELSEEQREGAARHGVTLIPATRPKWSTPDEDPPAIIWLLHHDKYYPGLAKLEDITHVVGLYAKTHNAASAIHESLFQQAKLHLVPSEPAALFVGNSWSADELGLTGFHRTLVQDFCERKAKAGEDLKAYSTVLDVKISDDQKKDAESCGVTLIPAQRKEKADHRDDPPKLEWLLNHEIYYPDLQKLENVQYVVGYAPKTGRAAADIKRKLFPGAKLVYINHACPELNYLQAEEYSHSEFEEKMLQMASEADLLFSIGPVIYEYFQNAYRAEFQGRDLSDIPHEEILPKPNRCFWVKDPKLRPVTRHHILTYGQMDTQMAIEGCKSIAASIGTVANHRKAHYSSHPDWKIQGVSKKAGRTEQKILADASESPYVYPKLQPGYSAKSLLTSLQQSHLCMPSPCYWDYSFHGLEAMAFGLPTSVDEDSHLGHFVMKYLEMHIDYCVVRICEDKLSKKISQHLQDTPLAFTKAKDLKTALTKCEAITESFAKFASLLTESIKKESEDDADVKHSSYIGQSNIQSTKQVPESLNGTMSTLAVTKDDGTGSQGIEETHGDVMDKEDTESGQVKTTPSEKENEKPNTEEAKVRNCNEEHQDFQVKVALDDEILQKSLRQSEEQTQAISVQQQQNDHEVKAAWRECEQGLKRRVQAVLADEESCSEVKKICKEKVGLDPNTVTAKSLGILLKILTLYYLYRVKQTCRSRSLAKALEPLLITDEMRKIADTVGITLQLKAMYDMVKFEEIELFFINRDGGGVQPVTFHDETEDNGGHCNLGSEGEKSDLSQPASDPIAEPSQTNLEQSLEEKLTQHGDPTLSITAAYSSLSLQARSLLPIKPSKYQLTDSDIRYLALAKSKVQSLQRQLDKAFTEKLILQGRLTDALNEKSQFKLQCDEYMQQYQNAEKVVATQRSEINTQTAQCDEYMQKYQNAEKVIATQRSEINTQTAQRDEYMQKYQNAEKVVATQRSEINTQTAQRDAQYQNAEKVVATQLGEINTLTAQLKEKDKVITGLRIQLEQVSGAQSDIELLKKLAEERQLGETIVISEMDDTPDNEYTKPKITEIEKEEASQPKMTSMEGSEMETATPTQPEMTVREGSEMETGTSTQPEMTAEEGSEMETVTSTQPEMTAEEGSEMETVTSTQPEMTVREGHGIKTEVVTTATEHQTGKRDSSGIFGKFFKRRTGRKDKTDGSKVMSIGKKELSGSVTASSKELSSSSGPVSSVMSGGIALSGSKELSSGPVSSVMSGGIALPGSKELSGGPVSSVMSGGTSTLPGSKEEQSGSYSDGIGKGSDLESMEEMVGGGAFSSTEALCGSDVDSDDETSDSESMEEMVGGRATPSSAGRWSRRTLKGHQGHKFKDVRGLAFHNDKLLVCDSDNNIVHILNQDYTCEKELGSFSDQFAKPFQPWSIAVSQDNLYFILDHSNEQIVVCDQNNKVIRIITLPTDSNPWCIALVSGFVIVTEVKGHHILKYSQTGQYISEFGSRGNRKTQFDGPSFVAVNSRDVIMVSDCNNHCIKCFDNDLNYLYKYAQIGTGDGQLYYPECIAVDGADHVYVCEFSNGRISMWSGDGTWRRHLFQREVSWPWYMAVTAYGDRIAVRGYPSNEIVVFSKSRQRHQDDV; from the exons ATGAGAAGCTCACAACAGAATCTGGAATTTTACCAAGagactaaaatggcaaaatctgCAGCACTCTTTTTAACATCATGGAAGAACAATTCATACGGCCCAGCAAATTGGAAACTGATCACAGATATCTGTGAAAACACACTGAAGAAGAAGTCTAAGTTGTCAGAAATTTACTGCACTGTCCTTGATGTTGAACTGAGTGAAGAACAGAGAGAAGGTGCAGCAAGACATGGAGTTACTCTGATTCCAGCTACAAGACCAAAATGGTCCACGCCAGATGAAGATCCACCTGCAATCATTTGGCTTCTACATCATGATAAATACTATCCAGGACTTGCAAAGTTAGAAGATATCACACATGTGGTTGGGCTGTATGCAAAGACACACAATGCTGCATCTGCAATACATGAAAGTCTCTTCCAACAAGCAAAACTTCATCTGGTGCCTTCCGAACCTGCAGCATTATTTGTTGGAAATTCCTGGAGTGCAGATGAGTTGGGTCTGACAGGATTTCACAGAACTCTTGTCCAAGATTTCTGTGAAAGGAAGGCCAAGGCAGGAGAAGATCTGAAAGCCTACTCTACTGTACTTGATGTCAAAATCAGTGATGACCAGAAGAAAGATGCTGAGAGTTGTGGTGTTACCTTGATTCCAGCACAGAGGAAAGAGAAAGCTGATCACAGAGATGATCCTCCAAAGTTAGAATGGTTGTTGAATCATGAAATCTACTACCCAGACCTGCAGAAATTAGAAAATGTCCAGTATGTTGTTGGTTATGCTCCAAAGACAGGACGTGCTGCTGCTGATATCAAGAGAAAGCTCTTTCCTGGTGCAAAGCTAGTTTACATCAATCACGCTTGTCCGGAACTGAACTACCTGCAAGCTGAAGAGTACAGTCACTCTGAATTTGAAGAAAAGATGCTGCAAATGGCAAGTGAGGCTGACCTGTTGTTTTCCATAGGTCCTGTCATCTATGAGTATTTCCAGAATGCATACAGGGCAGAATTTCAGGGTAGAGACCTGTCCGACATTCCACATGAGGAGATTCTTCCAAAACCAAACAGGTGTTTCTGGGTGAAAGATCCAAAGTTAAGGCCAGTCACACGACACCACATACTCACATATGGTCAGATGGATACACAGATGGCCATAGAAGGGTGCAAGTCTATTGCAGCTTCCATTGGTACAGTAGCCAATCATCGAAAAGCACATTACAGCAGCCACCCAGATTGGAAGATACAAGGGGTTTCTAAAAAAGCTGGCAGGACTGAACAGAAGATTTTAGCTGATGCATCGGAAAGTCCATATGTGTACCCAAAACTCCAGCCAGGGTACTCGGCAAAATCCCTACTAACATCTCTACAACAGTCTCATCTCTGTATGCCTTCACCATGCTATTGGGATTACAGCTTTCATGGTTTGGAAGCCATGGCTTTTGGTTTGCCTACTTCAGTTGATGAGGATTCTCACCTAGGTCACTTTGTTATGAAATATCTAGAAATGCACATTGATTACTGTGTTGTCAGAATTTGTGAAGACAAACTATCAAAGAAAATATCACAACATCTACAAGACACACCTCTTGCTTTCACGAAGGCAAAGGATCTGAAAACTGCTCTGACAAAGTGTGAAGCTATCACTGAAAGTTTTGCcaaatttgcatcattattAACAGAATCGATAAAGAAAGAAAGTGAAGATGATG CTGATGTGAAACACTCAAGCTACATTGGACAATCAAACATTCAATCAACAAAGCAAGTTCCGGAATCATTGAATGGAACAATGTCAACACTAGCTGTGACTAAAGATGATGGTACTGGAAGCCAAGGCATCGAAGAAACACATGGTGATGTGATGGATAAGGAAGATACAGAGTCTGGCCAAGTAAAGACCACGCCGTCTGAGAAGGAAAATGAAAAACCAAATACTGAAGAGGCAAAGGTCAGAAATTGCAATGAAGAACACCAAG ATTTCCAAGTTAAAGTGGCCCTGGATGATGAGATACTTCAAAAAAGTCTCAGACAATCAGAAGAACAAACCCAAGCCATCTCTGTGCAACAGCAGCAGAATGATCATGAGGTGAAGGCTGCATGGAGAGAATGTGAACAAGGACTGAAACGCAGAGTGCAAGCTGTGCTGGCAGATGAAGAGAGTTGCAGTGAAGTAAAGAAAATCTGCAAGGAGAAAGTTGGTCTGGACCCAAATACTGTAACAGCAAAATCCCTGGGAATCTTGCTGAAGATTTTAACACTTTATTATCTCTACAGAGTAAAGCAGACTTGTAGATCTAGAAGTCTGGCCAAAGCACTGGAACCACTGCTGATAACAGATGAAATGAGAAAGATTGCTGACACAGTTGGAATAACACTGCAGTTGAAAGCTATGTATGACATGGTGAAGTTTGAAGAAATTGAACTTTTCTTCATTAACC GTGATGGTGGAGGAGTTCAGCCGGTTACATTCCATGATGAAACAGAAGACAATGGTGGGCATTGTAACTTGGGTTCAGAG GGTGAAAAATCTGATTTGTCACAGCCAGCAAGTGATCCAATTGCTGAACCATCCCAGACCAACCTTGAACAAA GTTTAGAGGAAAAACTCACACAACATGGTGACCCAACTCTGTCCATCACAGCAGCCTATTCATCACTAAGTTTACAGGCTAGAAGTTTACTGCCAATAAAACCAAGCAAATATCAACTCACAGATTCTGACATCAGATACTTGGCACTGGCAAAGTCCAAAGTTCAGTCTTTACAAAGGCAGCTTGACAAGGCTTTTACAGAGAAGTTAATTCTGCAAGGCAGGTTAACTGATGCACTAAATGAAAAATCACAATTCAAACTGCAATGTGATGAATATATGCAGCAGTATCAAAATGCTGAAAAAGTAGTTGCTACACAGCGTAGTGAAATCAATACACAAACAGCTCAATGTGATGAATATATGCAGAAATATCAAAATGCTGAAAAAGTAATTGCTACACAGCGTAGTGAAATCAATACACAAACAGCTCAACGTGATGAATATATGCAGAAATATCAAAATGCTGAAAAAGTAGTTGCTACACAGCGCAGTGAAATCAATACACAAACAGCTCAACGTGATGCACAGTATCAAAATGCTGAAAAAGTAGTTGCTACACAGCTCGGTGAAATCAATACACTAACAGCTCAGCTcaaagaaaaagacaaagtaatAACTGGACTAAGGATACAACTAGAACAAGTATCTGGTGCACAATCTGATATTGAACTGCTGAAGAAACTTGCTGAAGAGAGACAACTTGGTGAAACAATTGTCATCTCTGAAATGGATGACACAC CAGATAATGAGTACACCAAACCTAAAATCACTGAGATTGAGAAAGAAGAAGCATCGCAACCTAAGATGACCAGTatggagggaagtgagatggagacagccacaccaacacaacctgagatgactgtcagggagggaagtgagatggaaaCAGGcacatcaacacaacctgaaaTGACTGCCGaagagggaagtgagatggaaaCAGtcacatcaacacaacctgaaaTGACTGCCGaagagggaagtgagatggaaaCAGtcacatcaacacaacctgagatgactgtcagggagggacaTGGAATAAAGACAGAAGTGGTCACCACAGCAACAGAGCATCAGACAG GGAAGAGAGATTCCAGTGGTATTTTTGGCAAGTTCTTCAAACGTCGTACTGGTCGCAAGGACAAAACTGATGGTAGTAAAGTGATGTCCATTGGTAAAAAGGAACTGAGTGGTTCAGTTACTGCCAGTAGTAAAGAGTTGTCTAGTAGTAGTGGTCCAGTGTCCTCTGTGATGTCTGGTGGTATAGCACTGTCTGGCAGTAAAGAGTTGTCTAGTGGTCCAGTGTCCTCTGTGATGTCTGGTGGTATAGCACTGCCTGGTAGTAAAGAGTTGTCTGGTGGTCCAGTGTCCTCTGTGATGTCTGGTGGTACATCGACACTGCCTGGTAGTAAAGAGGAACAAAGTGGGTCATATAGTGATGGCATTGGCAAGGGAAGTGATTTAGAGTCCATGGAGGAGATGGTTGGTGGTGGAGCATTTTCTAGTACAGAGGCACTATGCGGATCAGATGTTGACAGCGATGATGAGACCAGTGACTCAGAGTCCATGGAGGAGATGGTTGGTGGCAGAGCAACTCCAAGTTCAGCTG gaCGTTGGTCAAGAAGAACTCTTAAGGGTCATCAAGGACATAAGTTCAAAGATGTGAGAGGTCTGGCATTCCACAATGATAAACTTTTGGTGTGTGACAGCGACAACAATATTGTACACATCCTGAACCAAGATTACACATGTGAAAAGGAGTTGGGCAGTTTCAGTGATCAGTTTGCCAAACCATTCCAGCCATGGTCCATTGCTGTCTCTCAGGACAACCTCTACTTCATCCTTGATCACAGTAATGAGCAAATagttgtttgtgatcaaaataataaagttatcagAATAATTACCCTACCGACAGACTCAAATCCCTGGTGCATAGCTCTTGTAAGCGGGTTTGTTATTGtcacagaggtcaaaggtcaccatatCCTGAAGTACAGCCAGACTGGACAGTACATTTCAGAGTTTGGTAGTCGAGGTAATCGTAAGACACAGTTCGATGGGCCTAGCTTTGTCGCTGTCAACAGTAGGGATGTCATCATGGTGTCTGACTGCAATAATCactgcatcaagtgttttgacaATGACTTGAATTACTTGTACAAATATGCTCAGATCGGTACCGGCGATGGTCAGCTGTACTATCCAGAGTGTATTGCCGTTGATGGCGCTGATCATGTTTATGTCTGTGAGTTCAGCAATGGTAGGATTTCGATGTGGAGTGGAGATGGAACATGGAGGCGTCATCTATTCCAACGTGAAGTGAGCTGGCCCTGGTACATGGCAGTGACCGCCTACGGTGATAGAATTGCTGTTAGAGGATATCCCAGCAATGAAATCGTAGTATTTTCTAAGTCTAGACAGAGACACCAAGATGATGTGTAA
- the LOC139134102 gene encoding uro-adherence factor A-like isoform X4, which produces MRSSQQNLEFYQETKMAKSAALFLTSWKNNSYGPANWKLITDICENTLKKKSKLSEIYCTVLDVELSEEQREGAARHGVTLIPATRPKWSTPDEDPPAIIWLLHHDKYYPGLAKLEDITHVVGLYAKTHNAASAIHESLFQQAKLHLVPSEPAALFVGNSWSADELGLTGFHRTLVQDFCERKAKAGEDLKAYSTVLDVKISDDQKKDAESCGVTLIPAQRKEKADHRDDPPKLEWLLNHEIYYPDLQKLENVQYVVGYAPKTGRAAADIKRKLFPGAKLVYINHACPELNYLQAEEYSHSEFEEKMLQMASEADLLFSIGPVIYEYFQNAYRAEFQGRDLSDIPHEEILPKPNRCFWVKDPKLRPVTRHHILTYGQMDTQMAIEGCKSIAASIGTVANHRKAHYSSHPDWKIQGVSKKAGRTEQKILADASESPYVYPKLQPGYSAKSLLTSLQQSHLCMPSPCYWDYSFHGLEAMAFGLPTSVDEDSHLGHFVMKYLEMHIDYCVVRICEDKLSKKISQHLQDTPLAFTKAKDLKTALTKCEAITESFAKFASLLTESIKKESEDDADVKHSSYIGQSNIQSTKQVPESLNGTMSTLAVTKDDGTGSQGIEETHGDVMDKEDTESGQVKTTPSEKENEKPNTEEAKVRNCNEEHQDFQVKVALDDEILQKSLRQSEEQTQAISVQQQQNDHEVKAAWRECEQGLKRRVQAVLADEESCSEVKKICKEKVGLDPNTVTAKSLGILLKILTLYYLYRVKQTCRSRSLAKALEPLLITDEMRKIADTVGITLQLKAMYDMVKFEEIELFFINRDGGGVQPVTFHDETEDNGGHCNLGSEGEKSDLSQPASDPIAEPSQTNLEQSLEEKLTQHGDPTLSITAAYSSLSLQARSLLPIKPSKYQLTDSDIRYLALAKSKVQSLQRQLDKAFTEKLILQGRLTDALNEKSQFKLQCDEYMQQYQNAEKVVATQRSEINTQTAQCDEYMQKYQNAEKVIATQRSEINTQTAQRDEYMQKYQNAEKVVATQRSEINTQTAQRDAQYQNAEKVVATQLGEINTLTAQLKEKDKVITGLRIQLEQVSGAQSDIELLKKLAEERQLGETIVISEMDDTHNEYTKPKITEIEKEEASQPKMTSMEGSEMETATPTQPEMTVREGSEMETGTSTQPEMTAEEGSEMETVTSTQPEMTAEEGSEMETVTSTQPEMTVREGHGIKTEVVTTATEHQTGKRDSSGIFGKFFKRRTGRKDKTDGSKVMSIGKKELSGSVTASSKELSSSSGPVSSVMSGGIALSGSKELSSGPVSSVMSGGIALPGSKELSGGPVSSVMSGGTSTLPGSKEEQSGSYSDGIGKGSDLESMEEMVGGGAFSSTEALCGSDVDSDDETSDSESMEEMVGGRATPSSAGRWSRRTLKGHQGHKFKDVRGLAFHNDKLLVCDSDNNIVHILNQDYTCEKELGSFSDQFAKPFQPWSIAVSQDNLYFILDHSNEQIVVCDQNNKVIRIITLPTDSNPWCIALVSGFVIVTEVKGHHILKYSQTGQYISEFGSRGNRKTQFDGPSFVAVNSRDVIMVSDCNNHCIKCFDNDLNYLYKYAQIGTGDGQLYYPECIAVDGADHVYVCEFSNGRISMWSGDGTWRRHLFQREVSWPWYMAVTAYGDRIAVRGYPSNEIVVFSKSRQRHQDDV; this is translated from the exons ATGAGAAGCTCACAACAGAATCTGGAATTTTACCAAGagactaaaatggcaaaatctgCAGCACTCTTTTTAACATCATGGAAGAACAATTCATACGGCCCAGCAAATTGGAAACTGATCACAGATATCTGTGAAAACACACTGAAGAAGAAGTCTAAGTTGTCAGAAATTTACTGCACTGTCCTTGATGTTGAACTGAGTGAAGAACAGAGAGAAGGTGCAGCAAGACATGGAGTTACTCTGATTCCAGCTACAAGACCAAAATGGTCCACGCCAGATGAAGATCCACCTGCAATCATTTGGCTTCTACATCATGATAAATACTATCCAGGACTTGCAAAGTTAGAAGATATCACACATGTGGTTGGGCTGTATGCAAAGACACACAATGCTGCATCTGCAATACATGAAAGTCTCTTCCAACAAGCAAAACTTCATCTGGTGCCTTCCGAACCTGCAGCATTATTTGTTGGAAATTCCTGGAGTGCAGATGAGTTGGGTCTGACAGGATTTCACAGAACTCTTGTCCAAGATTTCTGTGAAAGGAAGGCCAAGGCAGGAGAAGATCTGAAAGCCTACTCTACTGTACTTGATGTCAAAATCAGTGATGACCAGAAGAAAGATGCTGAGAGTTGTGGTGTTACCTTGATTCCAGCACAGAGGAAAGAGAAAGCTGATCACAGAGATGATCCTCCAAAGTTAGAATGGTTGTTGAATCATGAAATCTACTACCCAGACCTGCAGAAATTAGAAAATGTCCAGTATGTTGTTGGTTATGCTCCAAAGACAGGACGTGCTGCTGCTGATATCAAGAGAAAGCTCTTTCCTGGTGCAAAGCTAGTTTACATCAATCACGCTTGTCCGGAACTGAACTACCTGCAAGCTGAAGAGTACAGTCACTCTGAATTTGAAGAAAAGATGCTGCAAATGGCAAGTGAGGCTGACCTGTTGTTTTCCATAGGTCCTGTCATCTATGAGTATTTCCAGAATGCATACAGGGCAGAATTTCAGGGTAGAGACCTGTCCGACATTCCACATGAGGAGATTCTTCCAAAACCAAACAGGTGTTTCTGGGTGAAAGATCCAAAGTTAAGGCCAGTCACACGACACCACATACTCACATATGGTCAGATGGATACACAGATGGCCATAGAAGGGTGCAAGTCTATTGCAGCTTCCATTGGTACAGTAGCCAATCATCGAAAAGCACATTACAGCAGCCACCCAGATTGGAAGATACAAGGGGTTTCTAAAAAAGCTGGCAGGACTGAACAGAAGATTTTAGCTGATGCATCGGAAAGTCCATATGTGTACCCAAAACTCCAGCCAGGGTACTCGGCAAAATCCCTACTAACATCTCTACAACAGTCTCATCTCTGTATGCCTTCACCATGCTATTGGGATTACAGCTTTCATGGTTTGGAAGCCATGGCTTTTGGTTTGCCTACTTCAGTTGATGAGGATTCTCACCTAGGTCACTTTGTTATGAAATATCTAGAAATGCACATTGATTACTGTGTTGTCAGAATTTGTGAAGACAAACTATCAAAGAAAATATCACAACATCTACAAGACACACCTCTTGCTTTCACGAAGGCAAAGGATCTGAAAACTGCTCTGACAAAGTGTGAAGCTATCACTGAAAGTTTTGCcaaatttgcatcattattAACAGAATCGATAAAGAAAGAAAGTGAAGATGATG CTGATGTGAAACACTCAAGCTACATTGGACAATCAAACATTCAATCAACAAAGCAAGTTCCGGAATCATTGAATGGAACAATGTCAACACTAGCTGTGACTAAAGATGATGGTACTGGAAGCCAAGGCATCGAAGAAACACATGGTGATGTGATGGATAAGGAAGATACAGAGTCTGGCCAAGTAAAGACCACGCCGTCTGAGAAGGAAAATGAAAAACCAAATACTGAAGAGGCAAAGGTCAGAAATTGCAATGAAGAACACCAAG ATTTCCAAGTTAAAGTGGCCCTGGATGATGAGATACTTCAAAAAAGTCTCAGACAATCAGAAGAACAAACCCAAGCCATCTCTGTGCAACAGCAGCAGAATGATCATGAGGTGAAGGCTGCATGGAGAGAATGTGAACAAGGACTGAAACGCAGAGTGCAAGCTGTGCTGGCAGATGAAGAGAGTTGCAGTGAAGTAAAGAAAATCTGCAAGGAGAAAGTTGGTCTGGACCCAAATACTGTAACAGCAAAATCCCTGGGAATCTTGCTGAAGATTTTAACACTTTATTATCTCTACAGAGTAAAGCAGACTTGTAGATCTAGAAGTCTGGCCAAAGCACTGGAACCACTGCTGATAACAGATGAAATGAGAAAGATTGCTGACACAGTTGGAATAACACTGCAGTTGAAAGCTATGTATGACATGGTGAAGTTTGAAGAAATTGAACTTTTCTTCATTAACC GTGATGGTGGAGGAGTTCAGCCGGTTACATTCCATGATGAAACAGAAGACAATGGTGGGCATTGTAACTTGGGTTCAGAG GGTGAAAAATCTGATTTGTCACAGCCAGCAAGTGATCCAATTGCTGAACCATCCCAGACCAACCTTGAACAAA GTTTAGAGGAAAAACTCACACAACATGGTGACCCAACTCTGTCCATCACAGCAGCCTATTCATCACTAAGTTTACAGGCTAGAAGTTTACTGCCAATAAAACCAAGCAAATATCAACTCACAGATTCTGACATCAGATACTTGGCACTGGCAAAGTCCAAAGTTCAGTCTTTACAAAGGCAGCTTGACAAGGCTTTTACAGAGAAGTTAATTCTGCAAGGCAGGTTAACTGATGCACTAAATGAAAAATCACAATTCAAACTGCAATGTGATGAATATATGCAGCAGTATCAAAATGCTGAAAAAGTAGTTGCTACACAGCGTAGTGAAATCAATACACAAACAGCTCAATGTGATGAATATATGCAGAAATATCAAAATGCTGAAAAAGTAATTGCTACACAGCGTAGTGAAATCAATACACAAACAGCTCAACGTGATGAATATATGCAGAAATATCAAAATGCTGAAAAAGTAGTTGCTACACAGCGCAGTGAAATCAATACACAAACAGCTCAACGTGATGCACAGTATCAAAATGCTGAAAAAGTAGTTGCTACACAGCTCGGTGAAATCAATACACTAACAGCTCAGCTcaaagaaaaagacaaagtaatAACTGGACTAAGGATACAACTAGAACAAGTATCTGGTGCACAATCTGATATTGAACTGCTGAAGAAACTTGCTGAAGAGAGACAACTTGGTGAAACAATTGTCATCTCTGAAATGGATGACACAC ATAATGAGTACACCAAACCTAAAATCACTGAGATTGAGAAAGAAGAAGCATCGCAACCTAAGATGACCAGTatggagggaagtgagatggagacagccacaccaacacaacctgagatgactgtcagggagggaagtgagatggaaaCAGGcacatcaacacaacctgaaaTGACTGCCGaagagggaagtgagatggaaaCAGtcacatcaacacaacctgaaaTGACTGCCGaagagggaagtgagatggaaaCAGtcacatcaacacaacctgagatgactgtcagggagggacaTGGAATAAAGACAGAAGTGGTCACCACAGCAACAGAGCATCAGACAG GGAAGAGAGATTCCAGTGGTATTTTTGGCAAGTTCTTCAAACGTCGTACTGGTCGCAAGGACAAAACTGATGGTAGTAAAGTGATGTCCATTGGTAAAAAGGAACTGAGTGGTTCAGTTACTGCCAGTAGTAAAGAGTTGTCTAGTAGTAGTGGTCCAGTGTCCTCTGTGATGTCTGGTGGTATAGCACTGTCTGGCAGTAAAGAGTTGTCTAGTGGTCCAGTGTCCTCTGTGATGTCTGGTGGTATAGCACTGCCTGGTAGTAAAGAGTTGTCTGGTGGTCCAGTGTCCTCTGTGATGTCTGGTGGTACATCGACACTGCCTGGTAGTAAAGAGGAACAAAGTGGGTCATATAGTGATGGCATTGGCAAGGGAAGTGATTTAGAGTCCATGGAGGAGATGGTTGGTGGTGGAGCATTTTCTAGTACAGAGGCACTATGCGGATCAGATGTTGACAGCGATGATGAGACCAGTGACTCAGAGTCCATGGAGGAGATGGTTGGTGGCAGAGCAACTCCAAGTTCAGCTG gaCGTTGGTCAAGAAGAACTCTTAAGGGTCATCAAGGACATAAGTTCAAAGATGTGAGAGGTCTGGCATTCCACAATGATAAACTTTTGGTGTGTGACAGCGACAACAATATTGTACACATCCTGAACCAAGATTACACATGTGAAAAGGAGTTGGGCAGTTTCAGTGATCAGTTTGCCAAACCATTCCAGCCATGGTCCATTGCTGTCTCTCAGGACAACCTCTACTTCATCCTTGATCACAGTAATGAGCAAATagttgtttgtgatcaaaataataaagttatcagAATAATTACCCTACCGACAGACTCAAATCCCTGGTGCATAGCTCTTGTAAGCGGGTTTGTTATTGtcacagaggtcaaaggtcaccatatCCTGAAGTACAGCCAGACTGGACAGTACATTTCAGAGTTTGGTAGTCGAGGTAATCGTAAGACACAGTTCGATGGGCCTAGCTTTGTCGCTGTCAACAGTAGGGATGTCATCATGGTGTCTGACTGCAATAATCactgcatcaagtgttttgacaATGACTTGAATTACTTGTACAAATATGCTCAGATCGGTACCGGCGATGGTCAGCTGTACTATCCAGAGTGTATTGCCGTTGATGGCGCTGATCATGTTTATGTCTGTGAGTTCAGCAATGGTAGGATTTCGATGTGGAGTGGAGATGGAACATGGAGGCGTCATCTATTCCAACGTGAAGTGAGCTGGCCCTGGTACATGGCAGTGACCGCCTACGGTGATAGAATTGCTGTTAGAGGATATCCCAGCAATGAAATCGTAGTATTTTCTAAGTCTAGACAGAGACACCAAGATGATGTGTAA